One Salmo salar chromosome ssa01, Ssal_v3.1, whole genome shotgun sequence DNA window includes the following coding sequences:
- the LOC106563985 gene encoding transcription factor RFX3 isoform X2, translating to MQTPEAGADSASTVPLQTAVPVQPAGSTQQVTSQTQTVQQVQHVYPAQVQYVEENSGVYTNGTIRTYSYSEPQVYSQNSGGSYFDTQGSSSEVSTVVSSHGMANNGGGNGGLTMGLAGGQIISSSGAYLIGGNSMDNSAPHPATQTTRASPSTIEMAIETLQKTEGLSSQRSSLLNSHLQWLLDNYETAEGVSLPRSTLYNHYLRHCQEQKLDPVNAASFGKLIRSIFMGLRTRRLGTRGNSKYHYYGIRLKPDSPLNRLQEDMQYMALRQQPVQQKQRFKPVQKVDGVSGENFSGGGQHTPSAAEQTVIAQSQHHQQYLDASRALPDFVELDLGETNVDNIGPDDIKALQSLYREHCEAILDVVVNLQFSLIEKLWQTFWRYSPSDLVEGTTITENSGMSEIEGRLPCSRLVVLCRNEAVLKWMSSCDHLMYQALVEILIPDVLRPIPSALTQAIRNFAKSLEGWLNNAMNVIPQRMIQTKVAAVSAFSQTMRRYTSLNHLAQAARAVLQNTSQINQMLSDLNRVDFANVQEQASWVCQCEEGVVQRLEQDFKATLQQQSSLEQWAAWLDNVVTQVLQPFEDRPSFPRAARQFLLKWSFYSSMVIRDLTLRSAASFGSFHLIRLLYDEYMFYLVEHRVAQATGETPIGVMGEFDDLNAMSPAYMDKDEVSEMDSDLEEDMEESGEPLAKREKAELQHEHQVIQVGALEDGCNPVVGVVQPGVLHSLPQPPPGPR from the exons ATGCAGACCCCTGAGGCAGGCGCTGACTCCGCCTCCACTGTCCCTCTCCAGACCGCCGTGCCTGTGCAGCCCGCAGGTTCCACCCAGCAGGTGACCTCTCAG acccagactgttcaacAGGTTCAGCATGTATACCCAGCACAGGTGCAGTATGTGGAGGAGAACAGTGGCGTCTACACCAACGGAACAAT ACGGACGTACTCGTACTCCGAGCCCCAGGTGTACAGCCAGAACAGTGGAGGGAGCTACTTTGACACGCAGGGCAGCTCGTCCGAGGTGTCTACAGTGGTGTCGTCCCATGGCATGGCCAACAATGGAGGGGGGAACGGGGGTCTGACCATGGGTCTGGCCGGGGGGCAGATCATCAGCAGCTCTGGAGCCTACCTCATCGGGGGCAACTCCATGGACAACTCTGCcccccacccagccacccagactACCCGAGCCTCCCCGTCCACT ATTGAAATGGCGATTGAGACGCTCCAAAAGACTGAAGGTTTATCCAGTCAGAGAAGCTCGCTGCTCAACAGCCAT CTGCAATGGCTACTGGATAACTATGAGACTGCGGAGGGGGTGAGTCTGCCTCGCtccactctctacaaccactaCTTGCGCCACTGCCAGGAGCAGAAATTGGACCCGGTCAACGCCGCTTCCTTCGGCAAACTCATCCGCTCCATCTTCATGGGGCTACGCACGCGACGCCTCGGCACAAG ggggAACTCAAAGTACCACTACTATGGGATCCGGCTGAAGCCGGACTCTCCTCTCAACAGACTGCAGGAGGACATGCAGTACATGGCCCTCAGACAGCAGCCTGTCCAACAGAAACAGAG GTTTAAGCCGGTGCAGAAGGTTGATGGTGTGTCTGGGGAGAACTTCTCAGGCGGTGGCCAGCACACCCCCAGTGCAGCGGAGCAGACCGTCATTGCACAGAGCCAGCACCACCAGCAGTACCTGG ACGCGTCCCGGGCACTGCCAGACTTTGTGGAGTTGGACCTGGGAGAGACCAACGTGGACAACATCGGCCCAGATGACATCAAAGCTCTCCAGTCACTATACAGAGAGCACTGTGAG GCCATTCTGGATGTGGTGGTGAACCTCCAGTTCAGTCTAATAGAGAAGCTGTGGCAGACATTCTGGCGCTATTCCCCCTCTGACTTAGTGGAGGGCACCACCATCACAGAAAACAG tGGTATGAGTGAGATTGAGGGCCGTTTGCCCTGCTCCAGGCTGGTGGTGCTCTGTAGGAACGAGGCTGTGCTCAAGTGGATGAGTTCCTGTGACCACCTGATGTACCAGGCCCTAGTGGAGATCCTCATTCCTGATGTCCTCAGACCTATCCCCA GTGCCTTGACTCAAGCCATCCGCAACTTTGCCAAAAGCCTGGAAGGCTGGCTCAACAATGCCATGAACGTCATTCCACAGAGAATGATCCAGACCAAG GTTGCCGCTGTTAGTGCCTTTTCTCAGACGATGCGTCGTTACACTAGTCTGAACCACCTGGCCCAGGCAGCCCGCGCCGTGTTGCAGAACACCTCCCAGATCAATCAGATGCTCAGCGACCTCAACCGCGTCGACTTCGCCAACGTGcag GAGCAGGCGTCGTGGGTTTGTCAGTGTGAGGAGGGTGTGGTTCAGAGGTTAGAGCAGGACTTCAAGGCCACCCTGCAGCAGCAgagctctctggagcagtggGCTGCCTGGCTGGACAACGTGGTCACCCAGGTCCTACAGCCCTTCGAGGACCGGCCCAGTTTCCCCAGGGCTGCACGGCAGTTCCTGCTCAAGTGGTCCTTCTACAG ctccatggttattCGAGACCTGACTCTGCGCAGCGCTGCCAGTTTCGGCTCGTTCCACCTGATCCGCCTGCTCTACGACGAGTACATGTTCTACCTGGTGGAACACCGCGTCGCCCAGGCAACCGGCGAGACGCCCATCGGTGTCATGGGAGAA TTCGATGACCTCAACGCCATGTCGCCTGCTTACATGGACAAAG ACGAGGTGAGTGAGATGGACAGTGACCTGGAGGAAGACATGGAGGAGTCTGGGGAGCCGCTGGCCAAGCGGGAGAAGGCTGAGTTGCAGCATGAGCACCAGGTGATCCAGGTCGGGGCTCTGGAGGACGGCTGTAACCCCGTGGTGGGGGTGGTCCAGCCGGGCGTCCTGCACTCCCTGCCCCAGCCCCCCCCAGGACCACGCTGA